Below is a genomic region from Helianthus annuus cultivar XRQ/B chromosome 2, HanXRQr2.0-SUNRISE, whole genome shotgun sequence.
CAACTTCATTAATACACAGGTTTAGCCCATGGTTATTACAAACTTTTCTATTTATTGATTAACTTTGTTTATGTTTGTATTTAGTCCCTCTGCTTTAACTTTGGTAGTGtacatgtttagtccctctactATTCTTTTAGTACATGTTTGttgatttaaaaataaatacCCAGTAAACAATTAGTTAGTATTTGTTAGGTTAGCCCTAATATTATATGATAACTCAAAGTACATggaattttattaaaaaaaatgaacCTTTTAATTTATAATGTTTTAGGAGTTTTTTCCATAATGGTGTTAGTGGAAaaagtatttaccaaaatggtgttgttagaatatatatcaaaatagtgtttttaaaaatttatttggTTCTCACTCCCAACCTTATTGGATAAATCTAATTTATTAAATAACTATATTGATTAAATCATGGCATTGTGTCTCTCACCTAACATACTTTTTTTAAGAAATCTTAAAaataatctattttttttttataaaacgtaTTTTGAAAAACAGAAAAACGTACATGTGATTCTAATAAGTGTAGTTATACCCTTGTAATTatgtatttaattaaaaaaaaactgaaaagtTTAATCAATTGTGTATACGGTTTGTTATTATAATTCCTTcgactttttttttaatataaatcagacaatatagtatatattttcttttttgCCAACTAcattagttaaaaatatattcaacACTTTGAGAATCGACCCATAATTATTTATATCTTGCTATATTggaattaaaaattaaaaatatataatatattaaaaaacattaaaaattgtAGTTTAGATCTTTTTAGTCACCTATTCTGTTATTAACCAATTTTATTGTTCAGATTAATATTATTAACTTATTTTATAGTTCAGATTTATATCTTGTTATATTGAACtgaaattatatattaaaaaagatATAAAATTATCTTACTTAAAATGCAACTTTGACTTTTAGGTTTTACCTTTTTGCAGTTAAatccacaattttttttttaaaaaactaatTATAAAGAAAAGCTTATTTTAATTACCAGTTACcttaaattttatttttcttgttttACTAACAGGGATTTAAATCCGTCTAACTCAAACCTGGAGaacttgatttaaaaaaaaaataacaaatggAACGGGTGATTAAAAAATCTGAACTTTAAATACTTTTACaagtttatttaataaattatgttttaaattaatataACAATACATCAAATAATTATAAGGTACATTCTTAAGATGTTAAAATATCTTTAGTTtagttaatttaaaaaaaaaaaaaaaaaactatattgtGTTATTTATGTAGAAAAAAACATAAGTCAAAGGAATTATACCAAGGACTGATTTgagtaaatttttatttttttattatataacataaATATGAGGGTATAATAAAAGTTAATAGGATTACACGtatctttgtgttttttttaCCAAATACCTTTTTTTTAGTTACTTAAATTacttttttctttgaaaataggttttataaaaaaaaaaaagtagttTTTTAAGATTCATACAAGTAACATTATTAAATTAGTACTTCTTGAATGAATTAGATTTATCTAATGAGGTTAGGAGTGAGAAacaaataaatttttaaaaacaccattttggtaaatacttttccaacaacaccattttggtaaatattttttccacCAACACCACTATGGGAAAAAAAAACTCAATGTTTTAGTGTATATTAATTTGTGATTAAGGGTGCCCTTAAGTATGACATTAGAAGTTGACATTTTACAAGGATGAAACCACATGTCAACACTTAAATCTCATGACAGAAGAACAACCAGTAAACCCTATAATAAGAACACAAAAACATACATCCTATAAGACATAAATTCAAGCAACCAGAAAAAAACCACCATTATCTAGTTGAATGTATATCCTTTCTATCCAGTCAAACCACCATTAGATCCTTTTGGATGGAGTGTAAGACATGATTAAATAGACAACACCTTTAGTATGCATGCAACATTGCACCGCCTTTTGTTCTTGGGATTCTTTAACACACGGGGTTAAAACGCCACGTCCAAATACCCCGCTACAAAATGTCCCCCCAAGTGTCACACCAGGAAAGTTGTCCACAAACGGTGAGATGTTAATGTTTGGTTGGCCAAAGAACTCCTCATCACAACAACTGAATATAAGACCACCGAACACATCCTGCTTATCACCGCCAGTGGCGTTGTTGCTCCCTCTATTGAAAGATCTCAGATGGCTAGAGACAGCGGCGACTGAAGATATAGCGGCAGTAGAATCCGGGTAGTAAAAACGGAATGTATCTCCAATTTTGATGCCCTCACCAAAAACCAAAAGACGCTGCTGGCGACTCCTGCATAAAGATGGTAAAACCAAAAACTCTTACCAAAAATGAGGACGGGTCAAATGGGTAACAAAATCGCCAGAAGTGTATCTTTTATACATAAAACCTCCTAAgcattaataaaataataaacaaaaataatCATGACATAAACATTTATCAACTTTGTGAGATAATTTTCTATTTGTTAATATAACATTTTATTACTTAACAGTCGTATATTGTTGTTTGACCATTAAACTTAACTTCTTCAATTCCCTAGCCTGCGGGTAAACAAGCTAGttacttaaagaaaaagaagataGTGTCTTACTCAACAACTCTATGGAATGCAAGAGACGTCATACATCCGACATTTTCTTGACCAATGGAgtattttcttctttttcttacCCCAATGTACAATTCACGAGACTGAATACGGTCTCTTCTTAGCTGTCATTATTTATGAACAATTAATACAAGGCAAATTGCAAGAAAATCTAACATACTAACATAGTTTAGTCATATTCTATTCAAAacctaatataatataatatgacATGCCAAAACCACCATAGAGCCATATGTCAGCGAAAAAGTCAACATGGTCTTCTGGACCATGTAACGGTGTTAGACTCCCTTAAATATAGTTTTTGGGAGTCTGATGCTTAATTTCCCAGAGAAAAATGCCAAATAATGTGGTAAAAGGTCTTAATATTCATCAAATAATTAGTAAAACTGCATTCCAAAAGGATATAtatgaaattttgaacttttaAAAGGAATTATGTGCAACCGCCCCTAATATATTAGTTAAAATAGCCTGACGCCCTGAGTATTAACTAAAGATGAAGAAGTCACTTATAATAGTTTGAACTTTTAAAGGGTTTCATTTTCATATGCAACTGCccctaatataatataataaaatagcCTGAGTATTAACTAAAGATAAAGAATGACATACTTCATCGTAAACTTGATTCAACACAATTTGACCATCAATATTCTCATGCGACCCTTCTCTTCTTGCAGCGATCAAAGGTGCATTGTTAATGTTCTCATTAACTGATGCTGTCGTGTATGTGGGGCCTACAGGTGACAATCCACTTGACACTACAGCATGAAATTGAGTTTCTCCTATACCTGCTCAAAATATATCAACAACTTTTCATAACTGGATGGAACCAACCTTTAGTTGCAATAgataaaaaattaattaaaacacAAAAGGAAAATTGATCGGAGTGTTTAATCTAGAAGGATAGTACTTGAGAAAGTGGAGACTCAAATAGCAACATAAAATTTgaaagagttaattgctcggatggtccctgtggtttcacgtttagtccctaccttttgaaaatagcaggtatgctccctatggtttgtcattttgttactcagatagtccctgagtagatgtcagttagtttggaaatagcaggtatgctccctatggtttgtcattttgttactcggatagtccccagagtaaatgttgggggactatccgagtaacaaaatgacaaaccatagggagcatacatgctattttcaaaaggtgggtactaaacgtgaaaaaatgtgaaaccacagggaccatccgagcaattaactctaaaaaagaAGGTACCAGATCAACAAACATAGgaaaatacaaaagaaacaaTAAGGATATGTTACAATATAAAatatagagttaattgctcggatggtccctgtggtttcacgtttagtccccacattttgaaaatagcaggtatgctccctagggtttgtcattttgttactcggatagtccctgagtagatgtcagttagtttggaaatagcaggtatgctccctatggtttgtcattttgttactcggatagtccccagagtaaatgtttggggaccatccgagtaacaaaatgacaaaccatagggagcatacatgttattttcaaaaggtggggactaaacgtgaaaccacagggaccatccgggcaattaactctaaaatatATATCCGCAAGTGTAGATTTTGAAGTTACCAGGAGGTTTATTCATGTCCACGGCAAATACCAAGGCAACAGCAGCAAAAGCATTATCAGTCTCGTTGGTGTATCGGAACTCAGAGAAAAGATCACCAACAATGACAGTTTCTGGTGGAAGGGCAcaatctacaaaaaaaaaaaaaaaatacatataattaaGTCAGCATAACAAAGTGAAGTGTTTCTTAAGCAATGCTAACCCATCTTTTCGACAACATCCATCATGCCTATATAGTAGTTATCCTGTAAACAAACTCTAGTGAGCATCGGAAATGCAACAAAATTACGATAATTGTTGACATATGCACAAATAACATGATGAAAGACTTACCCAGTACATTATTATGGCAGCAGGGGAGTTACGCCCTGAAACAGAAGTTGAGAACTCCCTAATGTCCGTTACAAATTTGTCAATCATGAACATTTCTGGCTCCTGATACACGAATACACAAACTTATAAACAAGAAAGTTTTAACAAAGTACCAACTAAAgcaatataaatatatatatagtgaaagtgtatCCTACATTTTGTCTTACCGTATGAGCGTACGCACTGTCAAACTTGCAAGTTATAACAAAAGGTCGTATGTTGTAAAATCAGAAGAtcgcatttaaaaaaaaaatcgcatgttaaaaaaattaaagaaaaaaatcgcatgttaaaaaaattaaaaaaaaaatcgcatGTTACTCAAAATACCAAACTCGCATGTTATAAACCTTTTTTCGCATGTTGATACTGAATCTCGTACGTTTCGTACGTGATTTGTGTATAACATGGGATTTTGTAACTTTGGGGAGTCCGAGTTTATCAGCCATGCGAACTTATACATGTCCGGGTTTGTATAACATGCTATTTCTAATCAcgtacgtaatgtacgttaaggccaattgtacgatacactttttctatatatatataaccttATTTTGCTCAAGAAGTGGGATTGCTGTGACTTTCATCCCTGGTAGATATCCAACAGTCAACATGATTATATCAGCACCATCATCAAGTTTAAACGGAATCTGCAGATTATTCAATTCATTACTTTGTCAACACGAAAGAATAACAAGCGGTAAATTAGCAATCAAAATAAGAGAGACACCCGAGACAACCTCTTTGAATTCATCAGAAAGTGCATCTCTTCCAATTAATCCAAAACTAGAAGCATCATTAGTGATAACCGGAACTTGTGAACCTAATTTTCTACTAATCTGCAAGTCATTCATGTATAA
It encodes:
- the LOC110898948 gene encoding F-box/LRR-repeat protein At5g63520 isoform X2; the encoded protein is MASGIAAAAIDIIGEDLLQSIVSRLPATSFASAACVSRSWNLLCERVLSRPKLSSACSVNPSLQEAVEEVVNKVLSEPIRPHFAIASIAGLFGFDLDEDEEDVLEEARHLISRKLGSQVPVITNDASSFGLIGRDALSDEFKEIPFKLDDGADIIMLTVGYLPGMKVTAIPLLEQNKEPEMFMIDKFVTDIREFSTSVSGRNSPAAIIMYWDNYYIGMMDVVEKMDCALPPETVIVGDLFSEFRYTNETDNAFAAVALVFAVDMNKPPGIGETQFHAVVSSGLSPVGPTYTTASVNENINNAPLIAARREGSHENIDGQIVLNQVYDELRRDRIQSRELYIGVRKRRKYSIGQENVGCMTSLAFHRVVESRQQRLLVFGEGIKIGDTFRFYYPDSTAAISSVAAVSSHLRSFNRGSNNATGGDKQDVFGGLIFSCCDEEFFGQPNINISPFVDNFPGVTLGGTFCSGVFGRGVLTPCVKESQEQKAVQCCMHTKGVVYLIMSYTPSKRI
- the LOC110898948 gene encoding F-box/LRR-repeat protein At5g63520 isoform X3, with amino-acid sequence MEPPLRTRPFSSQALLRMLRQSFSPEEVVNKVLSEPIRPHFAIASIAGLFGFDLDEDEEDVLEEARHLISRKLGSQVPVITNDASSFGLIGRDALSDEFKEIPFKLDDGADIIMLTVGYLPGMKVTAIPLLEQNKEPEMFMIDKFVTDIREFSTSVSGRNSPAAIIMYWDNYYIGMMDVVEKMDCALPPETVIVGDLFSEFRYTNETDNAFAAVALVFAVDMNKPPGIGETQFHAVVSSGLSPVGPTYTTASVNENINNAPLIAARREGSHENIDGQIVLNQVYDELRRDRIQSRELYIGVRKRRKYSIGQENVGCMTSLAFHRVVESRQQRLLVFGEGIKIGDTFRFYYPDSTAAISSVAAVSSHLRSFNRGSNNATGGDKQDVFGGLIFSCCDEEFFGQPNINISPFVDNFPGVTLGGTFCSGVFGRGVLTPCVKESQEQKAVQCCMHTKGVVYLIMSYTPSKRI
- the LOC110898948 gene encoding F-box/LRR-repeat protein At5g63520 isoform X1 — protein: MKFTGASIFDGGSRRFRESLPNHSISSITSVAIFSSERNLVAFYITQSCIMFVNYTLDDNNNHRQTLKWLAESLQLLLISSAKTFYRASCLDFRQPPSPPPLASAAHGTSFANASFLVPSSPPHAPSILLSSPNYDQEAVEEVVNKVLSEPIRPHFAIASIAGLFGFDLDEDEEDVLEEARHLISRKLGSQVPVITNDASSFGLIGRDALSDEFKEIPFKLDDGADIIMLTVGYLPGMKVTAIPLLEQNKEPEMFMIDKFVTDIREFSTSVSGRNSPAAIIMYWDNYYIGMMDVVEKMDCALPPETVIVGDLFSEFRYTNETDNAFAAVALVFAVDMNKPPGIGETQFHAVVSSGLSPVGPTYTTASVNENINNAPLIAARREGSHENIDGQIVLNQVYDELRRDRIQSRELYIGVRKRRKYSIGQENVGCMTSLAFHRVVESRQQRLLVFGEGIKIGDTFRFYYPDSTAAISSVAAVSSHLRSFNRGSNNATGGDKQDVFGGLIFSCCDEEFFGQPNINISPFVDNFPGVTLGGTFCSGVFGRGVLTPCVKESQEQKAVQCCMHTKGVVYLIMSYTPSKRI